One window from the genome of Nicotiana tomentosiformis chromosome 5, ASM39032v3, whole genome shotgun sequence encodes:
- the LOC104114363 gene encoding probable small nuclear ribonucleoprotein G isoform X1, whose protein sequence is MSRSGQPPDLKKYMDKQLQIELRLTATSKHSAVKLNANRLVIGTLRGFDQFMNLVIDNTVEVNGNEKNEIGMVVIRGNSVVTIEALEPVARAQ, encoded by the exons ATGAGCAGGTCGGGTCAACCTCCGGATCTCAAAAA GTATATGGACAAGCAACTTCAAA tAGAACTCCGGTTAACTGCAACAAGCAAGCATTCGGCAG TCAAGCTGAATGCCAACCGCTTAGTAATCGGCACTCTTCGTGGGTTTGATCAGTTCATGAATTTGGTCATTGACAACACCGTGGAAGTTAATGGCAATGAGAAGAATGAAATTGGCATGGTG GTAATTCGCGGTAATAGTGTGGTGACTATTGAAGCATTAGAGCCAGTTGCCAGAGCGCAGTAG
- the LOC104114363 gene encoding probable small nuclear ribonucleoprotein G isoform X2 produces MSRSGQPPDLKKYMDKQLQKLRLTATSKHSAVKLNANRLVIGTLRGFDQFMNLVIDNTVEVNGNEKNEIGMVVIRGNSVVTIEALEPVARAQ; encoded by the exons ATGAGCAGGTCGGGTCAACCTCCGGATCTCAAAAA GTATATGGACAAGCAACTTCAAA AACTCCGGTTAACTGCAACAAGCAAGCATTCGGCAG TCAAGCTGAATGCCAACCGCTTAGTAATCGGCACTCTTCGTGGGTTTGATCAGTTCATGAATTTGGTCATTGACAACACCGTGGAAGTTAATGGCAATGAGAAGAATGAAATTGGCATGGTG GTAATTCGCGGTAATAGTGTGGTGACTATTGAAGCATTAGAGCCAGTTGCCAGAGCGCAGTAG
- the LOC104114363 gene encoding probable small nuclear ribonucleoprotein G isoform X3: MSRSGQPPDLKKYMDKQLQIKLNANRLVIGTLRGFDQFMNLVIDNTVEVNGNEKNEIGMVVIRGNSVVTIEALEPVARAQ, from the exons ATGAGCAGGTCGGGTCAACCTCCGGATCTCAAAAA GTATATGGACAAGCAACTTCAAA TCAAGCTGAATGCCAACCGCTTAGTAATCGGCACTCTTCGTGGGTTTGATCAGTTCATGAATTTGGTCATTGACAACACCGTGGAAGTTAATGGCAATGAGAAGAATGAAATTGGCATGGTG GTAATTCGCGGTAATAGTGTGGTGACTATTGAAGCATTAGAGCCAGTTGCCAGAGCGCAGTAG